A window of the Schlesneria paludicola DSM 18645 genome harbors these coding sequences:
- a CDS encoding UTP--glucose-1-phosphate uridylyltransferase: MQIDPKTQSQIENHGQAHIRTMWEELDHHEKEKLNRQLAQVDWKLIGSYRAGLQGATEKGAPDAVKISPPSHVVRLPNSPSDQKAWKEAEAIGDDALKSGKVGVVLLAGGQGTRLGFPHPKGMFPIGPVSSKTLFEIFAEQIIAISQKSGHAIPYMIMTSDGTHDETTQFFEQNNYFGLDRADVFFFKQGYAPCLDATTGELLLAEKGVLAMSPDGHGGLLAAMLNAGLFDELRQRKVDYVFLHQIDNPLVSVCNPGFLGMHIHHRAQASTKVVAKTGPEEKVGVAVDLDGRTAIIEYSDLSSELANQRESNGELRYWAGSTAIHVFDRAFLESVAQSENANLPWHLARKKIPHIDHQGQQILPESENGVKFERFLFDTLPLAKTALIVETSRPLEFAPLKNSSGAFSPDYVREHMVNVAIEWLKQAGVIVPESAIVEISPLFANTPEDLKKRASELANLDFSQPIYLHKDR, translated from the coding sequence CACATCCGCACGATGTGGGAAGAACTGGACCATCACGAGAAAGAAAAACTTAACCGGCAGCTTGCGCAGGTCGACTGGAAATTGATCGGGTCTTACCGAGCCGGCTTACAGGGCGCGACGGAAAAAGGCGCTCCTGATGCCGTCAAAATTTCGCCACCATCACACGTCGTCAGGCTTCCGAATTCCCCATCGGATCAGAAAGCCTGGAAAGAGGCTGAAGCGATCGGAGACGATGCGCTGAAAAGCGGAAAAGTCGGAGTCGTGCTTTTGGCAGGCGGCCAGGGAACCCGACTTGGGTTTCCGCACCCGAAGGGAATGTTTCCAATCGGCCCCGTTTCCAGCAAAACGCTCTTTGAAATTTTCGCTGAGCAAATCATCGCGATTTCCCAAAAATCAGGACATGCCATCCCCTACATGATCATGACGAGTGATGGGACGCATGACGAAACAACCCAGTTTTTTGAGCAAAACAACTATTTTGGCCTGGATCGCGCCGACGTCTTCTTCTTCAAGCAAGGGTACGCGCCCTGCCTGGACGCAACAACCGGAGAGCTATTGCTGGCAGAAAAAGGGGTTCTCGCAATGAGCCCAGATGGTCACGGCGGGTTGCTCGCCGCGATGCTCAACGCGGGTCTCTTTGACGAGCTTCGACAGCGGAAGGTGGACTATGTCTTTCTACACCAGATCGACAATCCGCTGGTCAGCGTCTGCAATCCCGGCTTTCTTGGAATGCACATCCACCATCGCGCCCAAGCCTCAACAAAGGTGGTCGCGAAAACAGGGCCCGAAGAGAAAGTGGGGGTCGCGGTCGATTTGGACGGCCGAACCGCCATCATTGAATACAGCGATCTGTCATCCGAGTTAGCCAATCAACGCGAGTCAAACGGAGAGCTGCGTTATTGGGCGGGCAGCACCGCGATTCACGTCTTCGATCGTGCATTCCTCGAATCGGTCGCTCAATCGGAAAATGCGAATCTGCCTTGGCATCTCGCGCGAAAGAAGATTCCCCACATTGATCATCAGGGCCAGCAGATTCTGCCGGAATCGGAAAATGGAGTCAAATTCGAACGATTTTTGTTCGATACCCTGCCCCTCGCCAAGACGGCTTTGATCGTCGAAACGAGCCGGCCACTTGAATTCGCTCCGCTCAAGAATAGCAGTGGCGCATTCTCCCCTGACTATGTCCGCGAGCACATGGTCAATGTCGCGATAGAATGGCTGAAGCAGGCGGGCGTCATCGTTCCCGAATCGGCAATTGTCGAAATCAGCCCGCTGTTCGCCAACACGCCAGAAGACTTGAAAAAACGTGCTTCGGAGCTCGCGAATCTCGATTTTTCGCAGCCAATCTACCTGCATAAGGATCGCTGA
- a CDS encoding type I phosphomannose isomerase catalytic subunit, giving the protein MHPAPTFCDPVVFDSYYRPQPWGGRGLSTQLGRPLPDDKPYGEAWDLSTLPLHVSRAIEGTHAGRDLNEIWASSRQDLAGPTKHSNFPLLVKWLECYEYLSLQVHPGDEMARRVLHEPGGKSEAWIIISVEPNARVYAGLKLGVTRKDVEAHLKKGTLVDCLHSFTPNVGDCISLPAGTVHAAGGGLIIAEVQQSSDATFRLFDWNRVGLDGKPRPLQIERALEATDWDQGPIIPVRPSRLNTSSSETKGEHLLKGPHFQFERYSVEGSFNNPHRGEMTIWMVLDGAGTLQNPATGYLRHFSKGTTVVVPASARDVAWTASMTETPLTLLCVRLESSIVNAPHWLPSNSSLQLSCLNYSS; this is encoded by the coding sequence ATTCATCCTGCACCCACATTCTGTGATCCGGTCGTCTTCGATTCATACTATCGCCCCCAACCTTGGGGTGGGCGAGGATTGAGCACGCAACTGGGACGCCCGCTTCCCGATGACAAGCCATATGGTGAAGCCTGGGATTTAAGTACGCTGCCGCTCCATGTCAGCCGAGCCATCGAGGGCACACATGCGGGGCGCGATTTGAATGAGATATGGGCGTCGAGCCGCCAGGACCTTGCTGGCCCGACAAAACATTCCAATTTCCCACTGCTTGTCAAATGGCTTGAATGTTACGAATACCTGTCGCTGCAGGTTCATCCGGGCGATGAGATGGCTCGACGTGTCTTGCATGAACCTGGCGGCAAGTCGGAAGCATGGATCATCATTTCCGTCGAGCCGAACGCGCGGGTGTACGCGGGATTAAAACTCGGCGTCACGCGGAAGGACGTCGAGGCTCACCTCAAGAAGGGAACGCTAGTCGATTGCCTGCATTCGTTTACACCGAATGTCGGCGATTGCATCTCGCTCCCTGCGGGGACCGTGCACGCGGCAGGGGGAGGGCTGATCATTGCCGAAGTTCAGCAATCGAGCGACGCCACGTTCCGGCTATTCGATTGGAATCGAGTTGGTCTCGACGGAAAACCTCGTCCGCTTCAAATTGAACGGGCGTTGGAAGCCACCGATTGGGATCAGGGCCCGATCATTCCCGTCCGCCCGAGTCGACTGAACACCTCATCGAGCGAAACCAAGGGCGAACATCTGCTCAAAGGCCCTCACTTCCAATTCGAACGCTATTCGGTTGAGGGATCGTTTAACAATCCCCACCGGGGCGAAATGACGATTTGGATGGTGCTCGATGGAGCAGGCACTTTGCAAAACCCTGCGACAGGCTATTTGCGGCACTTCTCCAAAGGAACGACCGTCGTCGTACCAGCATCGGCGAGAGATGTCGCATGGACGGCATCGATGACGGAAACACCGCTAACACTGCTCTGCGTTCGACTCGAATCCAGTATCGTGAACGCACCGCATTGGCTGCCATCAAACTCAAGTTTACAGTTGAGTTGCCTGAACTATTCAAGCTAA
- a CDS encoding OsmC family protein, with protein sequence MKITRKGSAVWQGGLKDGKGALTTESGALSSYPYGFSSRFEGVKGSNPEELLGAAHAGCFTMALSLILGEAKLTAEKMETSAAVTLEQVADGFAITSVHLTLKAKIPGADKATFEKLTGMAKAGCPVSKLFKTEITLDATLLD encoded by the coding sequence ATGAAGATCACGAGAAAAGGTTCGGCTGTCTGGCAGGGCGGTCTCAAAGATGGCAAAGGTGCGTTAACCACGGAAAGTGGTGCTCTTTCGAGCTATCCCTATGGTTTTTCAAGTCGATTCGAAGGCGTGAAGGGAAGCAATCCCGAAGAGCTTTTGGGAGCCGCGCATGCGGGCTGCTTCACAATGGCGTTGTCGCTGATCTTGGGCGAAGCCAAACTGACGGCCGAGAAAATGGAAACCTCTGCCGCCGTAACCCTGGAGCAAGTGGCTGACGGATTTGCCATCACATCCGTGCATTTGACCCTGAAAGCCAAGATCCCCGGCGCGGACAAGGCGACGTTCGAGAAGTTGACGGGGATGGCCAAAGCCGGTTGCCCCGTCTCGAAACTCTTCAAGACCGAGATCACGCTCGATGCGACGCTGCTCGACTGA
- the tyrS gene encoding tyrosine--tRNA ligase gives MNFPPVEEQLATIRRGVEKIVPEDELAVKLTKSRETGKPLRIKYGIDPTGIDVHLGHTVPLRKMRQFQELGHQAVIIIGNYTAMVGDPSGRDQARSKKLTEAEVEANAHDYLNQVGKVVDISKAEVHRNGDWFAKMNFADILQLCGKITVAQLLTRDDFAKRYANQSAIYLHECLYPMMQAWDSVMIQSDIELGGTEQLYSFMLARDLQRDQGLPQQIGIMSPILVGTDGEQKMGKSLGNYIGISESPFDMMKKFMQIPDATMGMYFQLLTNVPLDQIATILAGHPKEAKIRLAKAVITGYHSASLADEAADRWQREVGGGELPTDIPVVTLKLTELIEKLPQCQADLVAGKLSAAQLLKVTGLVGSTSDAMRLIAQGGMSVYHGDVPTPVTDSKAVLTLQSGMLVKAGKKKIARLQIEIS, from the coding sequence ATGAATTTTCCTCCAGTTGAAGAACAACTCGCAACTATCCGCCGCGGCGTTGAGAAAATCGTTCCCGAAGACGAGCTCGCGGTGAAGCTCACAAAAAGTCGAGAAACGGGCAAACCGCTTCGAATCAAATACGGCATCGACCCGACGGGCATCGACGTCCACCTGGGACATACGGTTCCACTCCGCAAAATGCGGCAGTTTCAAGAACTCGGGCATCAAGCCGTAATCATCATTGGCAACTATACGGCGATGGTGGGCGATCCCAGCGGTCGCGATCAGGCTCGTTCCAAAAAGCTGACGGAAGCGGAGGTCGAAGCCAACGCCCACGACTACTTGAATCAAGTCGGCAAGGTGGTCGATATCTCGAAGGCCGAAGTTCATCGAAACGGCGACTGGTTCGCGAAGATGAACTTTGCTGACATCCTGCAACTGTGCGGAAAAATTACCGTGGCACAGTTGCTGACGCGCGATGATTTCGCGAAGCGTTATGCCAATCAGTCGGCCATCTACCTGCATGAGTGCCTGTACCCGATGATGCAGGCATGGGACTCGGTCATGATTCAATCGGATATTGAATTGGGGGGCACAGAGCAGCTTTATAGCTTCATGCTGGCGCGCGACCTGCAACGAGATCAAGGTTTGCCGCAACAGATTGGCATCATGTCGCCGATTCTTGTTGGGACCGACGGCGAACAGAAGATGGGGAAGAGTCTGGGGAACTACATCGGCATCTCGGAGTCCCCGTTCGACATGATGAAAAAGTTCATGCAGATTCCTGACGCGACGATGGGAATGTACTTTCAATTGCTGACAAACGTTCCCCTTGATCAAATCGCCACGATTCTCGCGGGGCATCCCAAAGAGGCCAAAATTCGACTCGCGAAGGCGGTGATCACCGGATACCACTCGGCCTCACTTGCAGACGAAGCCGCGGACCGATGGCAACGAGAAGTCGGGGGAGGCGAACTTCCCACGGACATTCCCGTCGTCACTCTGAAGCTGACTGAATTGATCGAGAAACTGCCGCAGTGTCAGGCGGATCTGGTCGCGGGCAAGCTGTCGGCGGCACAATTGTTGAAGGTCACCGGTTTGGTTGGATCAACCAGTGATGCGATGCGTTTGATCGCGCAAGGCGGCATGTCCGTCTACCATGGCGACGTTCCGACACCTGTGACCGACTCGAAAGCGGTGCTCACCCTGCAATCGGGAATGCTGGTCAAGGCGGGAAAGAAGAAGATCGCTCGCTTGCAAATCGAGATTTCGTAA
- a CDS encoding CPBP family intramembrane glutamic endopeptidase, giving the protein MFATSCLFSALILASAFAWQTIIRRRIDCRPILEWNEEPRATWRSIPEMLVVYVALLWPVSHLFVLSLSPPIPSPITLDAVARGAAVNFCLILAAIGILASSHRPLAEFGMSFRQLSVQARVALFGFCAAVLPMAVSMLATLPLRGRETQHSLLKLLTEQPDVTTIGIIAMTAVISAPLWEELMFRVVLQGWLTSMFTPKLAIPIVAALFSFIHGWQNGLALLPLALILGYVFHRRHSYLSVVMIHALFNATMLTAQLLNPQIP; this is encoded by the coding sequence ATGTTCGCGACCAGTTGTCTGTTTTCCGCCCTGATTCTGGCGAGTGCCTTCGCTTGGCAGACGATCATTCGTCGGCGGATCGATTGCCGGCCGATTCTCGAATGGAACGAAGAACCGCGGGCAACCTGGCGTTCCATTCCCGAGATGTTGGTGGTCTATGTGGCGCTTTTGTGGCCCGTATCTCACCTGTTCGTTCTGAGTCTATCCCCCCCAATTCCGTCACCCATCACGCTGGATGCCGTGGCGCGAGGTGCGGCGGTCAATTTTTGCCTGATCCTGGCCGCGATCGGTATTCTCGCCTCCAGCCATCGCCCGCTTGCGGAGTTTGGAATGAGCTTCAGGCAATTGAGCGTTCAGGCACGCGTGGCATTGTTTGGTTTTTGTGCGGCGGTTCTGCCGATGGCGGTCTCGATGCTTGCGACGCTGCCCCTGCGTGGGCGAGAAACTCAGCATTCCTTGCTCAAGTTACTGACGGAGCAACCTGACGTGACCACGATTGGCATTATTGCGATGACGGCGGTGATTTCAGCGCCGCTGTGGGAAGAGCTGATGTTTCGAGTGGTCTTGCAGGGGTGGCTGACCAGCATGTTCACGCCCAAATTGGCGATCCCAATCGTCGCAGCGTTATTTTCGTTCATTCATGGCTGGCAGAATGGATTGGCCCTGTTGCCACTGGCCCTGATTCTTGGATACGTCTTTCATCGGCGGCATAGCTATTTGTCGGTGGTAATGATTCATGCGCTGTTCAATGCTACCATGCTGACCGCGCAGCTATTGAATCCCCAGATTCCCTGA
- a CDS encoding sodium:solute symporter family protein, which translates to MSNFSWLVDGSIVGLYLVITMMAGLMVRKYVGKVEHFLVAGREMNVFLGIASLAATEFGIVTCMYTAQAGYEYGFAGSTPGILQALAMFFIGLTGFCVKPLRDSGVMTIPELFEIRFGKFIRWLSGVVIVLGGLLNMGVFLRIGGEFLVLVSGMDERYLVITMTALLLMVAIYTILGGMLSVLVTDFLQFIVMSAGLLAVTYLILGRVGWSTIVDTVEKTHHAGGFNPFIHPKLGVEYVLAQAFVQIAATLTWQTTIARLLAAKDTWTGRKVYIGTSFFFVCRFLIPGIWGIAALAMLTVDQQAALAKNPDTATLHAMPVFLSTVVPIGLMGLLVAAMLAADMSTDSSYMITWAAVIYNDILGPFRKQKSSEAFGLLVNRMIVALIGVFLFFYGLFYKLEGGLWDYLTTTGTVYLSSMSVLLIACCYWKGANNWGAAASIVVGATFPIGYLVLEKTIAGGAASLKDSYGFTQDRAKIAAFVLSAVSMVVFSLLKPRPKTTVA; encoded by the coding sequence ATGTCCAATTTTTCGTGGCTGGTCGATGGCAGCATTGTGGGTTTGTATCTGGTCATCACCATGATGGCCGGACTCATGGTCCGCAAGTATGTCGGCAAGGTTGAGCACTTTCTCGTCGCTGGCCGCGAGATGAATGTGTTTCTTGGAATTGCCTCGCTGGCGGCGACGGAATTCGGAATTGTGACCTGCATGTATACCGCCCAGGCAGGATACGAGTATGGCTTTGCCGGCTCGACTCCAGGGATCTTGCAGGCGCTGGCGATGTTCTTCATTGGGCTCACCGGGTTCTGTGTCAAACCACTGCGTGATTCAGGCGTGATGACAATTCCCGAACTGTTTGAGATTCGCTTCGGGAAGTTTATTCGCTGGCTTTCCGGAGTCGTCATCGTCCTGGGCGGCCTGCTGAATATGGGCGTGTTCCTGCGGATCGGGGGCGAATTCCTGGTTCTTGTCAGCGGCATGGATGAACGATATCTGGTTATCACTATGACCGCGCTGCTGCTGATGGTCGCGATTTACACGATTCTCGGTGGGATGCTCTCGGTCCTCGTGACAGACTTCCTTCAGTTCATTGTCATGAGCGCCGGATTGCTCGCGGTCACGTACTTGATTCTGGGCCGTGTCGGCTGGTCGACGATCGTGGACACCGTTGAGAAAACGCACCACGCGGGAGGATTCAATCCGTTCATTCACCCCAAACTGGGCGTCGAATACGTGCTCGCCCAGGCATTCGTCCAAATTGCCGCCACGCTGACATGGCAAACAACCATCGCCCGATTGCTCGCGGCAAAGGACACTTGGACGGGCCGCAAGGTTTACATTGGTACCAGCTTTTTCTTCGTCTGTCGCTTTCTGATCCCCGGGATCTGGGGAATTGCCGCACTCGCGATGCTGACCGTCGATCAGCAGGCCGCGTTGGCGAAGAATCCTGATACCGCGACATTGCACGCCATGCCTGTGTTCCTGAGTACCGTCGTTCCAATTGGACTCATGGGATTGCTGGTCGCAGCGATGCTCGCCGCGGATATGTCGACGGATTCTTCGTACATGATCACCTGGGCGGCGGTCATCTATAACGATATTCTTGGACCTTTCCGCAAGCAAAAAAGCTCCGAAGCGTTTGGCTTGCTCGTCAATCGCATGATTGTGGCATTGATCGGCGTGTTTCTGTTCTTCTACGGCTTGTTCTACAAACTAGAAGGCGGACTCTGGGACTACCTAACGACCACCGGAACAGTCTACCTATCCAGCATGTCGGTCTTGCTGATCGCCTGCTGCTACTGGAAAGGCGCCAACAACTGGGGTGCGGCAGCCTCGATTGTCGTTGGAGCGACATTTCCCATTGGATATCTGGTCCTTGAAAAGACCATTGCGGGTGGAGCAGCCAGCCTGAAGGACTCGTATGGGTTCACGCAAGATCGTGCCAAAATCGCGGCGTTCGTCCTGTCGGCGGTCTCGATGGTCGTTTTTTCCTTGTTGAAACCGCGTCCGAAAACAACGGTGGCTTAG
- a CDS encoding glutamine amidotransferase, with the protein MAKIYYAGDWAVQLGPVYAESAFHHSVKGTEIFNYGKWLKEAIESTGEHEVTSVPSWDFYMLKPGEYETILATYDAVIFSDLEARNFQLAPSFFKREQFGKSILTFPDRIRLTIEAVQAGVGVMFLGGWQSFSGDHGMGGWGRCRLRELLPVTCLDYEDLVESTEGYMAEVLDPQHPILHGIDFSSLPPILGYNQVKPKPGGQIVAQWKGSSDPLLAVSTIGKGRSVAYTSDPAPHWGCNFVFWEHYNRFWLNVIEWLIQAR; encoded by the coding sequence ATGGCGAAAATCTATTATGCGGGCGACTGGGCGGTTCAGCTCGGTCCTGTGTATGCCGAGTCGGCATTTCATCACTCCGTGAAGGGAACGGAGATTTTCAACTACGGCAAGTGGTTGAAGGAAGCGATTGAATCCACCGGCGAGCACGAGGTGACCAGCGTTCCCAGTTGGGACTTCTATATGCTCAAGCCGGGCGAGTACGAAACGATCCTGGCGACGTATGACGCCGTGATCTTTTCTGACCTGGAAGCACGCAACTTCCAGTTGGCTCCTTCGTTCTTCAAACGCGAGCAGTTTGGTAAAAGCATCCTGACGTTCCCTGATCGCATCCGTTTAACGATCGAAGCCGTTCAAGCAGGCGTGGGCGTCATGTTCCTTGGCGGTTGGCAAAGTTTCAGCGGTGATCATGGAATGGGTGGATGGGGGCGATGTCGCCTTCGCGAACTCTTGCCGGTGACGTGCCTCGATTACGAAGACTTGGTCGAGAGCACCGAAGGCTATATGGCCGAAGTGCTCGATCCGCAGCATCCCATTTTGCACGGGATCGACTTTTCGTCACTGCCACCGATTCTGGGATACAATCAGGTCAAACCAAAGCCAGGCGGCCAGATCGTCGCTCAGTGGAAGGGTTCCAGCGACCCGCTTTTGGCCGTCAGCACGATCGGCAAGGGGCGTTCAGTCGCATACACATCAGACCCAGCTCCACACTGGGGATGCAACTTCGTTTTCTGGGAACACTACAACCGATTCTGGCTGAATGTCATTGAATGGCTGATTCAGGCGCGATAG
- a CDS encoding sulfite exporter TauE/SafE family protein: MIAQLTFLCATAFVAGAINSVAGGGTLLTFPALTWILGSTESAAVIANATSTFALFPGSIAATWGYRREMTGQGRWITPLIIPSLMGSVVGTLLVVTQPEKQFQQMVPWLILVASALFLMQPAITRWTGIGKPHAHPSSQLLAGIVLFQFVIALYGGYFGAGIGILMLSSLALMGLGDIHQMNALKSLLASAINGMSVVVFIAYQRVDWSYGVPMLFAGIAGGFVGASVSRRLDRNVVRWVVIAIGFGLATYYFTRVYGIGQT, from the coding sequence ATGATCGCTCAACTGACTTTTTTGTGTGCCACCGCCTTTGTTGCGGGGGCGATTAATTCCGTTGCCGGCGGGGGGACTCTGCTCACGTTTCCGGCGCTCACTTGGATTCTGGGGTCGACAGAATCGGCGGCTGTCATCGCGAATGCAACCAGTACCTTTGCGCTGTTTCCTGGTTCGATCGCTGCGACTTGGGGCTATCGTCGAGAAATGACGGGCCAAGGCCGCTGGATCACTCCCCTGATCATTCCGTCGCTCATGGGAAGTGTCGTCGGCACATTGCTTGTCGTCACGCAGCCGGAAAAACAGTTTCAGCAGATGGTGCCCTGGCTAATCCTGGTCGCCTCGGCTTTATTCTTGATGCAACCAGCAATCACCCGTTGGACGGGGATTGGAAAACCGCACGCTCATCCCTCGTCACAGCTACTTGCCGGAATCGTCCTTTTTCAATTTGTGATTGCGCTTTATGGGGGCTATTTCGGGGCGGGGATTGGCATTCTGATGCTCAGTTCACTGGCGCTCATGGGGCTTGGCGACATTCACCAGATGAACGCGTTGAAAAGCCTTTTGGCGTCGGCCATCAATGGCATGTCCGTCGTCGTCTTTATCGCCTACCAGCGCGTGGATTGGAGCTACGGCGTTCCGATGCTGTTCGCCGGGATTGCGGGCGGCTTTGTTGGCGCCAGTGTGTCGCGGCGACTCGACAGAAATGTCGTCCGCTGGGTGGTCATCGCGATCGGATTTGGCCTTGCGACGTACTACTTCACGCGAGTCTATGGAATCGGTCAAACTTGA
- a CDS encoding isocitrate/isopropylmalate dehydrogenase family protein, which produces MSFSQSQAEMPSTKRVAVIGGDGIGPEVTTQAVRAADAALVNCEQRIEWEWFPWGTDYLFEHGSMAPADFLDQLGDFDAILLGAVGHPRVQDHITLNGLLLPIRRRFDQCVCLRPAYLYEGVESPLRNKTPGSIDMLVFRENTEGEYANVGGRVYQHSDHDIAIQTSVFTRRGCERIIRAAFEQALNRPRKRVASITKSNAQGYGMVLWDEVFAGIAQDYPQIETESLLVDRAVMEFVRRPESFDVVVASNLFGDILTDLSAILVGSMGLAASANLASNRCHPSLFEPVHGSAPDITGKGIANPLAAILSAAMMLDHLELISAAASIRGAVSSLLRSPDRPRTPDLGGTGTTDEVGSAVCALIK; this is translated from the coding sequence ATGTCATTTAGTCAAAGTCAGGCCGAGATGCCCTCAACGAAGCGTGTGGCTGTGATCGGCGGAGACGGGATTGGACCCGAAGTCACCACTCAGGCTGTCCGAGCCGCGGATGCAGCGCTCGTCAATTGCGAACAGAGGATTGAGTGGGAATGGTTTCCGTGGGGGACCGATTATCTTTTCGAGCACGGCTCGATGGCACCAGCCGACTTTTTGGATCAGTTGGGGGATTTTGATGCGATCCTGCTTGGCGCGGTGGGACATCCTCGGGTCCAAGACCATATCACGCTGAACGGCCTGCTGCTGCCGATTCGCCGCCGGTTTGATCAATGCGTCTGTCTTCGTCCCGCCTATCTTTATGAAGGGGTCGAAAGCCCACTGCGAAACAAGACGCCCGGATCGATCGACATGCTTGTCTTTCGCGAGAATACGGAAGGCGAATATGCGAATGTTGGTGGGAGGGTGTACCAGCATTCGGATCACGACATTGCGATTCAAACCTCGGTCTTCACGCGTCGTGGGTGTGAACGAATCATTCGTGCGGCGTTTGAGCAGGCACTGAATCGACCGCGAAAGCGGGTGGCGTCGATCACCAAAAGTAACGCACAAGGTTATGGGATGGTGCTCTGGGACGAAGTATTTGCCGGAATCGCGCAGGACTATCCCCAGATTGAAACCGAATCGCTGTTGGTCGATCGCGCCGTGATGGAGTTCGTGCGTCGTCCGGAATCGTTCGATGTTGTGGTTGCAAGCAATCTGTTCGGGGACATCCTTACGGATCTTTCCGCAATACTCGTGGGCAGTATGGGACTCGCCGCCAGTGCCAATCTGGCTTCCAATCGTTGTCACCCCAGTCTGTTTGAACCGGTGCACGGGTCTGCGCCGGACATCACCGGCAAAGGGATCGCCAATCCGCTTGCCGCGATTCTGTCTGCAGCCATGATGCTGGATCATCTGGAATTGATCTCCGCCGCCGCCTCCATTCGCGGTGCCGTGTCGTCCCTTCTCCGCAGTCCAGATCGTCCGCGTACACCCGATCTGGGTGGTACTGGAACAACTGACGAAGTGGGGAGCGCCGTGTGCGCTCTGATCAAGTGA
- the rpmA gene encoding 50S ribosomal protein L27 has product MAHKKGQGSSRNGRDSKAKRLGVKKFGGELVVPGNILIRQRGTKWHPGKGVGMGRDYTLFALVGGNVFFDQEGRRINIKPSEIAAETN; this is encoded by the coding sequence ATGGCACATAAGAAGGGTCAAGGCTCCAGCCGCAACGGTCGAGATTCCAAGGCCAAGCGACTTGGCGTCAAGAAATTCGGTGGTGAACTGGTTGTGCCAGGGAACATTCTGATTCGTCAACGCGGTACAAAATGGCATCCTGGAAAGGGTGTCGGGATGGGACGCGATTACACCCTGTTCGCTCTGGTTGGTGGCAACGTCTTCTTCGATCAAGAAGGGCGCCGTATCAACATTAAGCCTTCGGAAATCGCTGCGGAAACCAACTGA
- a CDS encoding class I SAM-dependent methyltransferase produces MNKIQRLLAIHGVAGTLRLFVAKATGLLFYLTPARRRARAAARERDLSFDRKWGVDTSGMIIPDVQDVVGTSWEYGSRYQGIDVVALEQSLRDLKIDFGQFTFVDFGSGKGRAVLVAAQIPFRKVIGVEYSDSLNRIALQNLARFPADAMKCQDVDLICADAANLTIPDGPLVLFFYNPFGEAVMSQVVENVRNAVRAQSRRIVVLYFYAVAAQLWRDSGFMGEVQSGMQLSLYDTMCCDELSAAA; encoded by the coding sequence ATGAACAAGATTCAAAGACTGCTCGCAATCCACGGGGTCGCTGGGACTCTGCGCCTGTTCGTCGCGAAAGCCACGGGCTTGCTGTTTTATCTCACTCCGGCTCGTCGTCGTGCTCGGGCTGCGGCCCGGGAACGCGATTTGTCCTTTGATCGCAAATGGGGCGTCGACACCAGCGGCATGATCATTCCAGACGTGCAAGATGTTGTTGGCACAAGCTGGGAATACGGTTCGCGATATCAGGGGATCGATGTTGTGGCTCTTGAGCAGAGCCTGCGGGACCTCAAGATTGATTTCGGACAGTTCACCTTTGTGGACTTTGGTTCGGGAAAAGGCCGCGCGGTATTGGTCGCGGCACAGATACCGTTCCGAAAAGTGATTGGGGTCGAGTATTCCGATTCCTTGAATCGCATCGCCCTGCAGAATCTCGCTCGGTTTCCTGCCGATGCGATGAAGTGTCAGGATGTCGATCTGATCTGTGCCGATGCCGCGAACTTGACGATTCCCGATGGACCGCTTGTTCTGTTCTTTTACAACCCCTTCGGCGAAGCCGTAATGTCGCAAGTTGTTGAAAACGTGAGAAACGCTGTCCGCGCGCAGTCTCGGCGAATCGTGGTCCTTTACTTCTACGCGGTGGCGGCTCAATTGTGGCGTGATTCTGGATTTATGGGCGAAGTGCAGTCCGGAATGCAGCTATCGCTTTATGACACAATGTGTTGCGACGAGCTTTCGGCGGCGGCTTGA